The genomic window TATGAATTACAAAACACAATCAAGAAAAAAAGGCATAGACGAGTATAGCTTTCTTAACATAGAATTGAAATATTGCATATCCATAATAGTTGAAGAACAATGTGTCACTACTTCTTGTTAGGCCTGCGCCTTCTAGTAACCAGGAAAGTGTTGATGATTTTTCTTCACTTAATTGTAAGAAGATATCCTGCTCAATAAAAGTCACTAGACAATCATCCAGAAGGCTACCCATCTTATCTTACAATTTACCATTCCAATAATCAATTGACACAAGAAAATTATTATATCTTACAATTTAAATTAAATAGTCCAATGTCACAGTGGATTCTAATAATATAATCTAATGACACAGAATAAAATAAGGTTTGTGTACCTTGTGGCTTGCGGCCTCTGGACGTCTGATGCCTGAATGCCTGATGGTGGATGGATCGCTGTCGCTGATCACCGGCTAGTGGCCACCAGCAATAGCTGATGCGTTCTGCTCGAGTTAGGGCTTACAGTATTTGCATAGTCTCTAGCTCCAGAGAGATTGGAAGAGAAAAAAGGAAACATGACTAAACGAGCAGGCTAATTAAATGAAGATTTTGAGACGTGCCTGCAGAGGACTCACGTGTGCTGCTGCTCATCGTCAGGCGCCTGCCGCCGACCCGCTGCCGCCGCTATAGTTTCGTATACCGTATTCTATGAAGCACAAGTCAACAATGGATACGAAGGGGCGCATACCGGCCACACGGAGAAATACGAAGGGGGCGTGGAACGGCCGCACGGCGTATTTGCGAAGGCCGCGGACGCTCGGACGTATTTGATCTGAATTTTCCTATATCTATCCGCGTTGTGTGTGCCGAGCGCATGGTGGTCTGTGGACCACCCGGACCACCATGTAGCTCCGCCCCTGCCTAGGACTTCCTAAACACCTGCTATTGGATAAAAGAAAAAATGTGTTGCTGTGTTATGTTTTTTTTAACTTCCGATGCCTGTGCCTCAAACTGTATAGATTAGCAGGGTGCCTATCATGGGCTAAACCTTGGCTTTAGTGAATCATTGTTGTTGTAGTAGTTTTAGTTCACGATTAcagaatttttttattattacttGAGCTGCACATGCTGAAGGAAGAAGAATAATAACTGAGTACCTGGTTGAACTGAATTGACCTATGGTAACTGGCACCCGAGTTGAGACTAGAGTTCAGAAACAAGTGCTTTCTAGAATAGATCTTATCCTTCATATCTTGAAACTCTTCATCTTTAGACTTCAGTGATTCGTCTTTCTCAAGAAGCAGCATCATAAGGTCCACCTTTGATAGGTCTAGGTCTTGTGAATCTGAATCAGAAAATGCAGTTCGTTTAGTAGTTCTCCTCTTCCTGTTAGACTTGGATACAGAATCATGTGAACCTGCTTCCTGTTCCTTCTCGGTTCTTGGCACATTATTGGCTTCACTTGAAGCTTCAGTACCCGCTCCAATGCTTTTATTAACCCCATCATCTCTGTGTTTGTTTGTCTCCTTATCATCTTGTTGGGGGGACTGAAGTTGAAAACCTAAACCTCTGAAATGCAGATGTCGAGTATGGAGCCAGCTGATTCAACAAAGGAATGACCTGCTTGTAAAACAACTATGTGATAAggttattataataataaataaataaaacagaaaaattaAACGGGCAAACGAAACTAGGTATTCATCAGACACTGAAAACACAAACCCACGCAGGTGCTATCCATGTCTACCTATATGATATGTAAAGTGTGAACGGAGAACCCGAGAATGCTTCCCCAATTTATTCAAATGATATTGACCCTGAAACCCACATCAAAATTTCATGATCAAAGTGAATTGCTCTACACACTAATCTTCCTATCGCTATTTCACACGCAATGGAAAAAATATGAGGTAAAAGAAGAGGAAGATATTTTCCAGACCAGCCAGAGATGAAAGAAAAAGGAACAAATTTTTTTAGCATTTTAACCATGGATTCACCATCTGAATTTAAATTTAGTGGATCAGTAATATAAGCTTCCTGACTATGGACTAGCTCGTGTGTGTTTTTATGGATAAGCCGAGTGCTAGTATTTCTGATTTTGGGAGCCTATATTAGACACTTAATAATGTTTGATTTTGATTTGTGTTCGGCTTTGCTATGCCATGTCCTCCTTGTGTCCACATTGGTGTATTATCACAAAACTGTAACCAAACTATTGTTCTGGCATGCAACAGGTGGAAAGTTGCCTTTTGAGGATGCATCAGTTGGTGCGGTTCTTGCAGTCATTAAAAACGTTGAAAGCTTGAGGGAGCAATTGGTTGCTGAAATCAGTCGGGTGCTGAAAGCTGGTGGAAGAGTATTGGTGCAGAGCCCTGCACCCTCATCCAGTCAGAAGGTAACTTATCAGAATTTGTCTTCCTTACCTCGTTTCTCTTGCACTGTTAATATGAAGTGCCTAATTTTTATGATTGTCTCTGTTAGCCAAACGCTGATATTGAGCGCAAGTTACTGATGGGAGGATTTGCTGAAGTGCAATCTTCTGCTGCAAACTCGCAGGATAGCGTGCAATCTGTTACAGTGAGTGGTCTAAGTTCATGTGTAATAATATGTTAGTATTGCTTGTGCAGGCTTTAGTTTTGGTGCTAATTTGAACCACTTGTAGGTTAAGGCAAAGAAGGCTAGCTGGAGCGTGGGCTCTTCTTTTCCCCTCAAGAAAGCAACGAAAGCAACGAGGGCCCTTCCCAAGATTCAAATTGATGATGACTCTGATCTGATTGATGAAGACAGCCTCTTGACTGAAGAGGACCTGAAGAAACCACAACTTCCTGTTGGTACAGTAACAAACCCTATCAACTTAGTTCAACTTTGTAAGAAATAGCCATTATAGGTTTGGATCCTAAACAGTTAACTGATGTTTCACCAGTTGGGGATTGTGAAGTGGGGGCTgcaaagaaggcgtgcaagaactgTACTTGTGGCAGGGCTGAGGCTGAGGAGAAGGTTGGGAAGCTTGAGCTCACTGCAGAGCAGATCAATAATCCTCAGTCGGCTTGTGGCAGTGTAAGTATTGCTATAGAATTAGAGTGGCACTTATGCTCTTTCGTGAAACTCCATGT from Miscanthus floridulus cultivar M001 chromosome 11, ASM1932011v1, whole genome shotgun sequence includes these protein-coding regions:
- the LOC136494077 gene encoding anamorsin homolog gives rise to the protein MAAALAVTDEVALPIRAVGDLVAAAEVSREDVAVITQCAALGGKLPFEDASVGAVLAVIKNVESLREQLVAEISRVLKAGGRVLVQSPAPSSSQKPNADIERKLLMGGFAEVQSSAANSQDSVQSVTVKAKKASWSVGSSFPLKKATKATRALPKIQIDDDSDLIDEDSLLTEEDLKKPQLPVVGDCEVGAAKKACKNCTCGRAEAEEKVGKLELTAEQINNPQSACGSCGLGDAFRCGTCPYRGLPPFKPGEKVSLSGNFLVADI